One window of Flavobacteriales bacterium genomic DNA carries:
- a CDS encoding sterol desaturase family protein: MGIWQVTGIITISFVAMEFVAWATHKFVMHGFLWQLHRDHHQRDHDHVLERNDSFFLIFALPSIFLFLIGTIRGLGTPWLWIGLGILLYGIAYFLVHEVFIHQRIKRLRTSNNAYFIALRRAHKMHHKHLGREEGECFGMLVVPFKYYRDALNFGKGDDHNARNHGETQRVQ; the protein is encoded by the coding sequence ATGGGTATTTGGCAGGTCACCGGCATTATCACCATCAGCTTCGTGGCGATGGAATTCGTTGCCTGGGCCACGCACAAGTTCGTCATGCACGGATTTCTCTGGCAGCTTCACAGGGACCATCACCAGCGCGACCATGACCATGTGCTGGAGCGCAACGATTCGTTCTTTCTGATCTTCGCTTTGCCTTCGATCTTCCTTTTTCTCATCGGCACCATCCGAGGTTTGGGCACCCCTTGGCTTTGGATCGGGCTGGGGATCCTCCTCTACGGCATCGCATACTTCTTGGTGCATGAGGTGTTCATCCACCAGCGCATCAAACGGTTGCGCACATCCAACAACGCCTATTTCATCGCCTTGCGCCGTGCCCACAAGATGCACCACAAGCACCTCGGCAGGGAGGAGGGCGAATGCTTCGGCATGCTTGTCGTGCCCTTCAAGTACTACCGTGACGCATTGAATTTCGGTAAAGGGGACGACCACAACGCACGCAACCACGGAGAGACTCAGCGGGTGCAGTAA
- the idi gene encoding isopentenyl-diphosphate Delta-isomerase, translating into MGTHSGTELVVLVNEHDEAIGTMEKMEAHRTGRLHRAFSIFLVDHTGRLLLQQRADGKYHGPGLWSNACCSHPRPGEGLLPAAERRLKEELGTTSKLEERFAFTYHARFANDLQEHEFDHVLFGAFDGELHPDPAEVKAVRWLSPEELSAEVSATPETFTPWLLICWERVRRELKTFGRPVQARKAGSLPG; encoded by the coding sequence ATGGGCACACACAGTGGAACTGAACTGGTGGTGCTGGTGAACGAGCACGACGAGGCCATCGGCACCATGGAGAAGATGGAGGCGCACCGCACGGGCAGGTTGCACCGGGCTTTCAGCATCTTCCTTGTCGACCACACGGGGCGGTTGCTCCTTCAGCAACGCGCCGACGGCAAATACCACGGTCCCGGGCTATGGAGCAACGCCTGCTGCAGCCATCCGCGCCCAGGAGAGGGCCTGCTCCCAGCCGCGGAACGCCGCTTGAAGGAAGAGCTGGGAACCACCTCCAAGCTGGAAGAACGGTTCGCGTTCACCTACCACGCACGTTTTGCGAACGACCTGCAGGAGCACGAATTCGACCATGTACTGTTCGGTGCATTCGACGGCGAGCTTCACCCGGACCCCGCGGAAGTAAAGGCCGTGCGCTGGCTTTCGCCGGAGGAGCTGAGCGCGGAGGTATCGGCAACGCCCGAGACCTTCACACCGTGGCTGCTCATCTGCTGGGAGCGCGTTCGCCGTGAACTGAAGACCTTCGGAAGGCCCGTTCAAGCCCGGAAAGCGGGGTCTCTTCCCGGTTAA
- a CDS encoding phytoene/squalene synthase family protein — protein MNTVKLYDAVCAEASGRIVRRYSTSFSIGIHLLHRRFRDPIKAIYGFVRFADEIVDTFHDHNKRRLLTRFREDTHQALGDGISLNPVLHSFQRTANTYGIDASLIDPFLASMEMDLDRKVHDARTFATYVRGSAEVVGLMCLLVFCEGDEARYERLKPAAMRLGSAFQKVNFLRDLQDDHAALGRTYFPGIDVACMDDAMKKRAEADVAADLEAALEGIRELPAGSRLGVYTAYVYYLALFRKIQGLSTGRFMEGRIRIGKGTKVRLLTASYLKNSFGLL, from the coding sequence ATGAACACCGTCAAGCTCTACGACGCGGTCTGCGCGGAAGCAAGCGGCAGGATCGTCCGCCGCTACAGTACCTCGTTCTCCATCGGCATCCACCTCCTGCACCGCCGTTTCCGCGACCCTATCAAGGCCATCTACGGCTTCGTCCGTTTCGCTGATGAGATCGTGGACACCTTTCACGACCACAATAAACGCAGGCTGCTCACCAGGTTCAGGGAGGACACCCATCAGGCCCTCGGGGACGGGATCAGTCTGAACCCGGTGCTGCACAGCTTCCAGCGTACGGCGAACACATACGGGATCGATGCATCCCTGATCGACCCGTTCTTGGCCAGCATGGAAATGGATCTGGACCGCAAGGTGCATGACGCCCGGACCTTCGCCACCTACGTACGGGGATCCGCGGAAGTGGTAGGTCTGATGTGCCTGCTTGTGTTCTGCGAAGGGGACGAAGCGAGGTATGAACGGCTCAAACCCGCCGCGATGCGGTTAGGGTCGGCTTTCCAGAAAGTGAACTTCCTGCGGGACCTTCAGGATGATCATGCCGCTTTGGGCCGGACGTATTTCCCGGGCATCGACGTGGCCTGCATGGACGACGCCATGAAGAAGCGGGCCGAGGCCGACGTGGCTGCCGATCTCGAGGCCGCCTTGGAAGGCATCCGTGAACTGCCTGCCGGTTCACGGCTCGGAGTATACACGGCCTACGTCTATTACCTCGCCCTCTTCCGCAAGATCCAAGGGCTTTCCACGGGCCGGTTCATGGAAGGGCGCATTCGCATCGGCAAGGGCACGAAGGTGCGCCTGCTCACCGCCAGCTATCTAAAAAACAGCTTCGGCCTTCTCTGA